One Georgenia wutianyii DNA segment encodes these proteins:
- a CDS encoding lysophospholipid acyltransferase family protein, whose protein sequence is MSEDATAEHPPRLRRYHARWHRGLRFVAQRMLLRPVVSAVTTTTVEGTDNVDGLKGPFILVANHCSHLDTGVLISQLPYRLTKRLTVGAAADYFYARWWVKAMTSLFFNTYPIERTGGTGKAKGMSQRLLKSGLPILLFPEGTRSRDGVMRRFKPGAAALSTSTGVPCLPVALIGTHEAMPVGRFWPVPGRPRVRILVGRPMRPQAGESVREFSDRLAQRISTMQTMQTPYVVGDARRDGHGRRSQEEAS, encoded by the coding sequence GTGAGCGAGGACGCCACAGCCGAACACCCCCCGCGCCTGCGCCGCTACCACGCCCGCTGGCACCGCGGCCTGCGGTTCGTCGCGCAGCGCATGCTCCTGCGCCCCGTCGTCTCGGCGGTGACGACGACGACCGTCGAGGGCACCGACAACGTCGACGGCCTCAAGGGTCCGTTCATCCTCGTCGCCAACCACTGCAGCCACCTGGACACCGGCGTCCTCATCTCCCAGCTGCCCTACCGACTGACCAAGCGCCTCACCGTGGGCGCGGCGGCGGACTACTTCTACGCGCGCTGGTGGGTCAAGGCGATGACCTCGCTCTTCTTCAACACCTACCCGATCGAACGCACCGGGGGCACCGGCAAGGCGAAGGGCATGTCCCAGCGGCTGCTCAAGAGCGGCCTGCCGATCCTCCTGTTCCCCGAGGGCACCCGCTCCCGCGACGGCGTCATGCGCCGGTTCAAGCCGGGCGCGGCTGCCCTGAGCACGAGCACCGGGGTCCCGTGCCTGCCGGTCGCGCTCATCGGCACGCACGAGGCGATGCCCGTCGGCCGTTTCTGGCCGGTGCCGGGCCGCCCGCGCGTGCGCATCCTCGTCGGGCGCCCGATGCGCCCGCAGGCCGGGGAGTCGGTGCGCGAGTTCAGCGACCGGCTCGCCCAGCGGATCAGCACCATGCAGACCATGCAGACGCCGTACGTCGTCGGCGATGCGAGACGGGACGGCCACGGTCGCCGGTCCCAGGAGGAGGCTTCGTGA
- a CDS encoding FAD-binding oxidoreductase encodes MTGVTHQKWWGWGVEGVAFDHSNKPKMAPFVLDRIGIDLSAPGTPPPSFEDLTVPAPRLPEELAGELRGALGEDHVVTEDFDRVVHTYGKGLVDLVKIRAGHLPRVPDVVVYPGSEDEVRAVVDAVVAADAVLIPFGGGSNITGSLTPSADETRPIVSLDLGRLNRVLEVDEDAGLARIEAGGLGPDLEEQLNARGWTMGHQPDSFKHSTLGGWIATRSSGMQSDKYGDIADITRGLRVVLPGKVVVLRPLPSTSSGPSVREMIIGSEGRLGVITEAWVQVHRLPENREIIAYLFPNWGSAIQAMHAISVSDAQPSVTRVSDGNETAFSFSTQKASTGTKKIVQDGLFGFLEKRGWDMDKVCLSYVGYEGGAARVKADKAVVGRIVREHGGIKLGKGPGALYDQKKFDTPYIRDFLLDIGALADVSETAMPWSRIMEVYHHTTRAARDAFDSLGVRGYIMCHLSHSYHAGACLYFTFALVASSSDMDEQLRQYWTVKKAIQQSFVDHGGTISHHHGVGTDHAHWLEEDISPAGVDLQVALFQGTDPGRNLNPGTILPAHREW; translated from the coding sequence GTGACGGGTGTGACGCACCAGAAGTGGTGGGGCTGGGGAGTCGAGGGAGTCGCGTTCGACCACAGCAACAAGCCGAAGATGGCGCCCTTCGTCCTCGACAGGATCGGCATCGACCTGTCCGCGCCCGGCACCCCGCCCCCGAGCTTCGAGGACCTCACCGTCCCCGCGCCGCGGCTGCCCGAGGAGCTCGCCGGTGAGCTGCGCGGTGCGCTCGGCGAGGACCACGTCGTCACCGAGGACTTCGACCGCGTCGTCCACACGTACGGCAAGGGCCTGGTCGACCTCGTGAAGATCCGCGCGGGCCACCTCCCGCGCGTGCCCGACGTCGTCGTCTACCCGGGCAGCGAGGACGAGGTGCGCGCCGTCGTCGACGCCGTCGTCGCCGCGGACGCCGTGCTCATCCCCTTCGGCGGCGGGTCGAACATCACCGGCTCGCTCACCCCGTCAGCGGACGAGACCCGGCCGATCGTCTCCCTCGACCTCGGCCGCCTCAACCGCGTGCTCGAGGTCGACGAGGACGCCGGCCTGGCCCGGATCGAGGCCGGCGGCCTCGGACCGGACCTCGAGGAGCAGCTCAACGCGCGCGGCTGGACGATGGGCCACCAGCCCGACTCCTTCAAGCACTCGACGCTCGGCGGCTGGATCGCCACTCGCTCCTCGGGCATGCAGTCCGACAAGTACGGGGACATCGCCGACATCACGCGCGGCCTGCGCGTGGTCCTGCCCGGCAAGGTCGTGGTCCTGCGTCCGCTGCCCAGCACCTCCTCCGGGCCGAGCGTGCGCGAGATGATCATCGGCTCCGAGGGTCGTCTCGGGGTCATCACCGAGGCGTGGGTCCAGGTCCACCGTCTGCCGGAGAACCGCGAGATCATCGCCTACCTCTTCCCGAACTGGGGCAGTGCCATCCAGGCGATGCACGCGATCTCCGTGTCCGACGCCCAGCCCTCGGTCACCCGCGTCTCCGACGGCAACGAGACCGCCTTCTCCTTCTCCACCCAGAAGGCCTCGACCGGCACCAAGAAGATCGTCCAGGACGGGCTGTTCGGCTTCCTCGAGAAGCGCGGCTGGGACATGGACAAGGTCTGCCTCAGCTACGTCGGCTACGAGGGCGGCGCTGCCCGGGTGAAGGCGGACAAGGCCGTCGTCGGCAGGATCGTGCGCGAGCACGGTGGGATCAAGCTCGGCAAGGGCCCCGGCGCGCTGTACGACCAGAAGAAGTTCGACACGCCCTACATCCGTGACTTCCTGCTCGACATCGGCGCCCTCGCCGACGTCTCCGAGACCGCCATGCCGTGGTCGCGGATCATGGAGGTCTACCACCACACGACCCGCGCCGCCCGGGACGCGTTCGACTCCCTCGGCGTCCGCGGGTACATCATGTGCCACCTGTCGCACAGCTACCACGCGGGTGCGTGCCTGTACTTCACGTTCGCCCTCGTCGCGAGCAGCTCTGACATGGACGAGCAGCTGCGCCAGTACTGGACGGTGAAGAAGGCGATCCAGCAGTCGTTCGTCGACCACGGCGGGACGATCTCCCACCACCACGGGGTGGGCACCGACCACGCGCACTGGCTGGAGGAGGACATCTCCCCCGCGGGCGTCGACCTCCAGGTCGCGCTCTTCCAGGGCACCGACCCGGGCCGCAACCTCAACCCCGGCACGATCCTGCCCGCCCACCGCGAGTGGTGA
- a CDS encoding molybdopterin-dependent oxidoreductase — protein MSTAGAIDVPPERSLPPGQHLLAQAPVMHYGPVPRPRPDRWDLTVGGMTRENREHRFSLEEVLGLPQLEVVADLHCSSRWSTLDESWSGVSARALVEAAPPADGVDEVLVFAEFGYSASIRLEDLMSARAVLATHHAGEPLTQERGAPLRLILPHLYSWKGPKWVRGWNYTLEPERGFWESRGYHLRGDAWREERYGYQE, from the coding sequence ATGAGCACCGCAGGGGCGATCGACGTGCCGCCGGAGCGCAGCCTGCCTCCGGGGCAGCACCTCCTGGCGCAGGCGCCGGTCATGCACTACGGGCCGGTGCCCCGTCCGCGGCCCGACCGGTGGGACCTCACGGTCGGGGGGATGACCCGCGAGAACCGCGAGCACCGCTTCTCGCTCGAGGAGGTGCTCGGGCTCCCGCAGCTCGAGGTCGTCGCCGACCTCCACTGCTCCTCGCGGTGGAGCACGCTCGACGAGAGCTGGTCGGGTGTCTCGGCCCGTGCCCTCGTCGAGGCCGCGCCGCCCGCCGACGGCGTGGACGAGGTCCTCGTCTTCGCGGAGTTCGGCTACAGCGCGAGCATCCGGCTCGAGGACCTCATGTCGGCGCGGGCCGTGCTCGCCACCCACCACGCCGGCGAGCCGCTGACCCAGGAGCGCGGTGCGCCGCTGCGGCTGATCCTGCCCCACCTGTACTCGTGGAAGGGCCCGAAGTGGGTCCGCGGGTGGAACTACACCCTCGAGCCCGAGCGCGGCTTCTGGGAGTCGCGCGGCTACCACCTGCGCGGTGACGCCTGGCGCGAGGAGCGCTACGGCTACCAGGAGTAG
- a CDS encoding class II 3-deoxy-7-phosphoheptulonate synthase, translated as MTIEADPAVLRGLDNWRDLPASQQPEWRSAEELRAVTEELATYPPLVFAGEADKLREELAKASRGEAFLLQGGDCAETFAESTADNIRNKIRTILQMAVVLTYGASLPIIKMGRMAGQYAKPRSNTMEERDGVELPAYRGDAVNGHAFTPESRVPDPNRLLSSYHRSATTLNLIRAFTWGGFADLRRVHEWNRGFTSNPAYKRYEALAAEIDRAVRFMAAAGADFDALKTVDFYSSHEALLLDYERAMTRIDSRTGLPYNTSAHFLWIGERTREIDGAHVDLLSRVRNPIGVKLGPTTTPETALALQERLNPDGEPGRLTFITRMGAGRIREVLPDLLSAVAREGSPVTWVCDPMHGNTFASPSGYKTRRFDVVLDEVRGFFESHEQAGTVPGGLHVELTGDDVTEILGGGEDIDEGALSRRYETLVDPRLNHQQSLEMAFAVAEMLRGS; from the coding sequence GTGACTATCGAGGCTGATCCCGCGGTCCTTCGTGGGTTGGACAACTGGCGCGACCTTCCGGCTTCCCAGCAGCCGGAGTGGCGCAGCGCCGAGGAGCTGCGCGCGGTCACCGAGGAGCTGGCGACCTATCCGCCGCTCGTCTTCGCCGGCGAGGCGGACAAGCTCCGCGAGGAGCTGGCCAAGGCCTCGCGCGGTGAGGCGTTCCTCCTCCAGGGTGGCGACTGCGCCGAGACCTTCGCGGAGTCGACGGCGGACAACATCCGCAACAAGATCCGCACCATCCTGCAGATGGCGGTCGTCCTCACCTACGGCGCCAGCCTCCCGATCATCAAGATGGGCCGCATGGCCGGGCAGTACGCCAAGCCGCGCAGCAACACGATGGAGGAGCGCGACGGCGTCGAGCTGCCCGCCTACCGGGGCGACGCCGTCAACGGCCACGCCTTCACGCCGGAGTCGCGGGTGCCCGACCCCAACCGGCTGCTCAGCTCCTACCACCGCTCGGCGACGACGCTCAACCTCATCCGGGCGTTCACCTGGGGTGGCTTCGCCGACCTGCGCCGCGTCCACGAGTGGAACCGCGGCTTCACCTCCAACCCGGCCTACAAGCGCTACGAGGCGCTGGCCGCCGAGATCGACCGGGCGGTGCGCTTCATGGCGGCTGCCGGCGCCGACTTCGACGCGCTGAAGACCGTCGACTTCTACTCCAGCCACGAGGCGCTGCTGCTCGACTACGAGCGGGCGATGACGCGCATCGACTCGCGCACCGGCCTGCCGTACAACACCTCGGCGCACTTCCTGTGGATCGGGGAGCGCACGCGCGAGATCGACGGCGCGCACGTGGACCTCCTCTCCCGGGTGCGCAACCCGATCGGCGTCAAGCTCGGCCCGACGACGACGCCGGAGACCGCCCTCGCGCTGCAGGAGCGGCTCAACCCCGACGGCGAGCCCGGCCGGCTCACGTTCATCACCCGCATGGGCGCCGGTCGCATCCGCGAGGTGCTGCCGGACCTGCTGTCCGCCGTCGCCCGCGAGGGCAGCCCGGTGACGTGGGTGTGCGACCCGATGCACGGCAACACCTTCGCCTCGCCGAGCGGGTACAAGACCCGCCGCTTCGACGTCGTCCTGGACGAGGTCCGCGGCTTCTTCGAGTCCCACGAGCAGGCCGGCACCGTGCCCGGCGGGCTCCACGTCGAGCTCACCGGTGACGACGTCACCGAGATTCTCGGCGGTGGCGAGGACATCGACGAGGGCGCGCTCAGCCGTCGTTACGAGACGCTCGTCGACCCTCGGCTCAACCACCAGCAGTCGCTCGAGATGGCGTTCGCCGTCGCGGAGATGCTGCGGGGCTCCTGA
- a CDS encoding pyrophosphate--fructose-6-phosphate 1-phosphotransferase, which translates to MSVRRVALLTAGGFAPCLSSAVGGLIERYTEVAPDVEIIAYEYGYHGLLTGTKIVIDEEARAHAHVLHKFGGSPIGNSRVKLTNVKNLVDRGLVKEGDDPLKVAAEQLRADGVDVLHTIGGDDTNTTAADLAAYLEDNGYHMAVVGLPKTIDNDIIPIRQSLGAYTAAEQASRFAQNIIGEHRSNPRMLIVHEVMGRHCGWLTAAAAREYHQWVAEQPEWNPTAGLVKERWDVHAVFVPEMKLDLEGEAARLRGVMDELGNVNIFLSEGAGVPEIVAELEAKGEEVQRDPFGHVKLDTINPGQWFAKQFAELIGAEKVMVQKSGYFSRSAPANERDLELIRTMVHKAVDSALADVSGVIGHDEENNDELTTIPFPRIAGGKAFDITQPWFTELMGSIGQSVEAAPAAEH; encoded by the coding sequence ATGTCCGTTCGCCGTGTCGCCCTGCTCACCGCGGGAGGCTTCGCCCCCTGCCTGTCCTCCGCCGTCGGAGGCCTGATCGAGCGCTACACCGAGGTGGCGCCGGACGTGGAGATCATCGCCTACGAGTACGGCTACCACGGCCTGCTCACCGGCACGAAGATCGTCATCGACGAGGAGGCGCGCGCCCACGCGCACGTCCTGCACAAGTTCGGTGGCAGCCCCATCGGCAACAGCCGCGTCAAGCTCACCAACGTGAAGAACCTCGTCGACCGCGGGCTCGTCAAGGAGGGTGACGACCCGCTCAAGGTCGCCGCCGAGCAGCTGCGCGCCGACGGCGTCGACGTCCTGCACACCATCGGTGGCGACGACACCAACACCACCGCCGCGGACCTCGCCGCCTACCTCGAGGACAACGGCTACCACATGGCGGTGGTCGGCCTGCCGAAGACGATCGACAACGACATCATCCCGATCCGCCAGTCCCTCGGCGCCTACACCGCCGCCGAGCAGGCCAGCCGCTTCGCGCAGAACATCATCGGCGAGCACCGCTCCAACCCGCGCATGCTCATCGTCCACGAGGTCATGGGCCGCCACTGCGGCTGGCTCACCGCCGCCGCGGCGCGTGAGTACCACCAGTGGGTCGCCGAGCAGCCCGAGTGGAACCCGACCGCCGGCCTGGTCAAGGAGCGGTGGGACGTCCACGCCGTCTTCGTGCCCGAGATGAAGCTCGACCTCGAGGGTGAGGCCGCCCGCCTGCGCGGCGTCATGGACGAGCTCGGCAACGTCAACATCTTCCTGTCCGAGGGTGCGGGCGTGCCCGAGATCGTCGCCGAGCTCGAGGCGAAGGGCGAGGAGGTCCAGCGCGACCCGTTCGGCCACGTCAAGCTCGACACCATCAACCCCGGCCAGTGGTTCGCCAAGCAGTTCGCCGAGCTCATCGGCGCCGAGAAGGTCATGGTCCAGAAGTCCGGCTACTTCTCCCGCTCGGCCCCGGCCAACGAGCGCGACCTCGAGCTCATCCGCACGATGGTGCACAAGGCCGTCGACAGCGCCCTCGCGGACGTCTCCGGCGTCATCGGCCACGACGAGGAGAACAACGACGAGCTGACGACGATCCCGTTCCCGCGGATCGCCGGCGGCAAGGCGTTCGACATCACCCAGCCGTGGTTCACCGAGCTCATGGGCAGCATCGGGCAGTCGGTCGAGGCCGCTCCCGCCGCCGAGCACTGA
- a CDS encoding lysophospholipid acyltransferase family protein, with product MFYGLVKATLGTTLRVFYQPWIRGAEHVPDHGAAILASNHLAVIDSFFLPLMLRRSVVFLGKQDYFTGSGVKGKLVAGFMRGVGTIPVDRSGGKASEAALNTGLRRLQEGELFGIYPEGTRSPDGRLYRGKTGVARLALQSGAPVIPVAMIGTNIAQPIGTRIPRLRPIGVVIGEPLDFSRYAGLEDDRFVLRSVTDEIMYEIMRLSGQEYVDQYAATVKAKAKAAAGRPSGGPAAPGGRRVPATGVPEPTEQELVHGKELLEAAAQEADEGEDHGPIGDQPPSSAG from the coding sequence GTGTTCTACGGCCTCGTGAAGGCGACGCTCGGCACCACGCTGCGGGTCTTCTACCAGCCGTGGATCAGAGGCGCCGAGCACGTGCCCGACCATGGCGCCGCGATCCTCGCGAGCAATCACCTCGCCGTCATCGACTCCTTCTTCCTGCCGCTCATGCTGCGCAGGTCGGTCGTCTTCCTCGGCAAGCAGGACTACTTCACCGGCAGCGGCGTCAAGGGCAAGCTCGTCGCCGGGTTCATGCGCGGGGTCGGCACCATCCCGGTGGACCGCAGCGGCGGCAAGGCGAGCGAGGCGGCGCTCAACACCGGCCTGCGCAGGCTGCAGGAAGGGGAGCTGTTCGGCATCTACCCCGAGGGCACCCGCAGCCCCGACGGGCGGCTCTACCGCGGCAAGACCGGTGTGGCACGTCTCGCACTGCAGTCCGGGGCGCCGGTGATCCCGGTGGCGATGATCGGCACGAACATCGCCCAGCCCATCGGCACCCGCATCCCGCGACTGCGCCCGATCGGCGTCGTCATCGGTGAGCCGCTCGACTTCAGCCGCTACGCAGGGCTCGAGGACGACCGGTTCGTCCTGCGCTCGGTGACCGACGAGATCATGTACGAGATCATGCGGCTCTCCGGCCAGGAGTACGTCGACCAGTACGCGGCGACGGTCAAGGCCAAGGCCAAGGCTGCGGCCGGGCGGCCGAGCGGCGGCCCGGCGGCACCGGGCGGGCGGCGGGTCCCCGCGACCGGGGTCCCCGAGCCCACCGAGCAGGAGCTCGTGCACGGCAAGGAGCTGCTCGAGGCCGCGGCGCAGGAGGCGGACGAGGGCGAGGACCACGGCCCCATCGGCGACCAGCCGCCGTCGTCCGCCGGGTAG
- a CDS encoding DMT family transporter yields the protein MAGPTREPGGDVPDDFEARWAELTSRLGELRLPPAEDDPEPAPEAAPRAAPPVVGPRDYSTEPETEDDDPERDVVDGFVQPDPDPFSRAEPVVVVGWVALLGGLALMVVCVLAWRGAPGMVWLVAVGALATGIGLLLWRMPARRDADDYDDGAVV from the coding sequence ATGGCTGGTCCTACCCGGGAGCCCGGAGGCGACGTTCCCGACGACTTCGAGGCACGGTGGGCCGAGCTCACCTCGCGGCTCGGGGAGCTGCGTCTGCCCCCTGCCGAGGACGACCCCGAACCGGCGCCGGAGGCCGCTCCCCGGGCGGCACCTCCCGTCGTGGGGCCGCGTGACTACAGCACGGAGCCCGAGACGGAGGACGACGACCCGGAGCGTGACGTCGTCGACGGTTTCGTCCAGCCCGACCCGGACCCGTTCTCCCGGGCCGAGCCGGTCGTCGTCGTCGGGTGGGTCGCCCTCCTCGGCGGGCTCGCGCTCATGGTCGTGTGCGTGCTCGCCTGGCGCGGCGCCCCGGGCATGGTCTGGCTGGTGGCCGTGGGCGCGCTCGCGACCGGCATCGGCCTGCTCCTGTGGCGGATGCCCGCGCGTCGGGACGCCGACGACTACGACGACGGCGCGGTCGTCTGA
- a CDS encoding ROK family glucokinase produces the protein MTTIGIDIGGTKIAAGVVDEHGQVLQKTRRATDALDPEAIESAVIAAVAELRVDHDVTGVGVAAAGFVSPNRDGMVFAPNIAWRDYPLRERLARGIDVPIVIENDANAAGWAEFRFGAGRSARSMVMLTLGTGLGGAIIMDNQLVRGAYGAAAELGHMRVVPHGHYCGCGHEGCWEMYASGRALTRAARMALVTDEDRAGRLRELAAADGTRVKGQHVTQAAAEGDPLSRELVTQLGHWVGAGAANLAAVLDPELFVIGGGVADTGDLVLEAARAAFRAELSARGYRPEATILLAEMGGDAGIVGAADLVRY, from the coding sequence ATGACCACGATCGGGATCGACATCGGCGGGACGAAGATCGCCGCGGGTGTCGTCGACGAGCACGGGCAGGTGCTCCAGAAGACGCGCAGGGCGACCGACGCCCTGGACCCTGAGGCGATCGAGAGCGCCGTCATCGCCGCGGTGGCCGAGCTGCGGGTGGACCACGACGTCACGGGCGTGGGCGTGGCGGCCGCCGGCTTCGTCAGCCCCAACCGCGACGGGATGGTCTTCGCGCCGAACATCGCGTGGCGTGACTACCCGCTGCGTGAGCGCCTGGCCCGGGGGATCGACGTCCCGATCGTCATCGAGAACGACGCCAACGCCGCCGGCTGGGCCGAGTTCCGCTTCGGCGCGGGCCGCTCGGCACGCTCCATGGTCATGCTCACCCTGGGAACCGGTCTGGGCGGGGCGATCATCATGGACAACCAGCTCGTGCGCGGGGCGTACGGCGCCGCGGCCGAGCTCGGCCACATGCGGGTCGTGCCGCACGGCCACTACTGCGGCTGCGGCCACGAGGGCTGCTGGGAGATGTACGCCTCCGGACGGGCGCTCACCCGCGCGGCCCGGATGGCGCTGGTCACCGACGAGGACCGCGCCGGGCGGCTGCGCGAGCTCGCCGCCGCGGACGGGACCCGCGTCAAGGGTCAGCACGTCACCCAGGCGGCGGCGGAGGGTGACCCGCTCTCGCGCGAGCTCGTCACCCAGCTCGGCCACTGGGTCGGTGCCGGCGCCGCGAACCTCGCGGCCGTCCTCGACCCCGAGCTCTTCGTCATCGGTGGGGGCGTCGCCGACACCGGCGACCTCGTCCTCGAGGCCGCCCGGGCCGCCTTCCGCGCCGAGCTGTCGGCGCGCGGCTACCGCCCCGAGGCGACGATCCTCCTCGCCGAGATGGGCGGCGACGCCGGCATCGTCGGCGCCGCGGACCTCGTCCGGTACTGA
- a CDS encoding AMP-dependent synthetase/ligase, which translates to MDEFHVPLAVTSAPSTSISDLLIAQVTSSPSKVLIEKQEHGSWRPYTTTQVLALVESVAKGLMAAGVEQGDRVAIMSRTRFEWTILDFAIWHAGAVPVPVYETSSADQSAWILGDSGCVAAFVETPAHAAIVAEARAENGGLPKLGDVWTIEEGALEAMVERGRGVSDADLAARHAAVGLEDTATLIYTSGTTGRPKGAELTHGNFVELCSNAIEDLSEVLSYPDARTLLFMPLAHVFARFVEVLVIAGGVTLGHTPDTKDLVADMGTFTPTFILSVPRVFEKVYNSAEQKAAAGGKVKIFHWATKVNIAYSRALDEPGGPGLRLKALHKVADALVLKKIRAVMGGRVVYAISGGAPLGERLGHFYRGLGLVVLEGYGLTETTAPVAVNRPAKVKIGTVGPPLPGTAIKIAEDGEILAKGIPVFRGYHNNPEATAEAFTDGWFHTGDVGSLDEDGYLTITGRKKEIIVTAAGKNVAPSQLEDPTRAHPLISQCLAIGDRRHFVSMLVTLDVEMLPSWLQTHGREPMTVAEAKEDPMVLEHIQMAIDRTNKKVSRAESIRKFVVLDQDFTIENGYLTPSMKVRRNAVMNDYADLIDEIYAQSAPAKTPAS; encoded by the coding sequence ATGGACGAGTTCCATGTCCCCCTAGCCGTGACCTCCGCCCCTTCGACGAGCATCTCCGACCTCCTCATCGCCCAGGTGACGTCCTCCCCGTCCAAGGTGCTGATCGAGAAGCAGGAGCACGGCTCCTGGCGCCCCTACACCACGACCCAGGTGCTCGCGCTCGTCGAGAGCGTCGCCAAGGGCCTCATGGCCGCGGGCGTGGAACAGGGTGACCGTGTCGCGATCATGTCGCGCACGCGCTTCGAGTGGACGATCCTCGACTTCGCGATCTGGCACGCCGGCGCGGTTCCGGTGCCCGTGTACGAGACCTCCTCCGCCGACCAGAGCGCCTGGATCCTCGGGGACTCCGGCTGTGTCGCCGCCTTCGTCGAGACGCCCGCGCACGCCGCGATCGTCGCCGAGGCCCGCGCGGAGAACGGCGGCCTGCCGAAGCTGGGCGACGTGTGGACGATCGAGGAGGGCGCACTCGAGGCGATGGTGGAGCGCGGCCGCGGCGTCAGTGACGCCGACCTCGCCGCCCGCCACGCCGCCGTCGGCCTCGAGGACACCGCGACCCTCATCTACACCTCGGGCACGACCGGGCGGCCCAAGGGCGCCGAGCTCACCCACGGGAACTTCGTCGAGCTGTGCAGCAACGCCATCGAGGACCTCAGCGAGGTCCTCAGCTACCCCGACGCGCGGACCCTGCTGTTCATGCCGCTCGCGCACGTCTTCGCACGCTTCGTCGAGGTGCTCGTCATCGCCGGCGGCGTCACCCTCGGCCACACGCCGGACACCAAGGACCTCGTCGCCGACATGGGGACCTTCACCCCGACGTTCATCCTCTCGGTGCCGCGCGTGTTCGAGAAGGTCTACAACTCCGCGGAGCAGAAGGCCGCGGCCGGCGGCAAGGTGAAGATCTTCCACTGGGCGACGAAGGTGAACATCGCCTACTCCCGCGCGCTGGACGAGCCGGGCGGCCCGGGCCTGCGGCTCAAGGCGCTGCACAAGGTCGCCGACGCGCTCGTGCTCAAGAAGATCCGCGCCGTCATGGGCGGGCGGGTCGTCTACGCGATCTCCGGCGGCGCGCCGCTCGGTGAGCGGCTCGGGCACTTCTACCGCGGTCTCGGCCTCGTCGTCCTCGAGGGCTACGGCCTCACCGAGACGACCGCCCCGGTGGCCGTCAACCGTCCCGCGAAGGTGAAGATCGGTACGGTCGGCCCGCCGCTGCCGGGCACCGCGATCAAGATCGCCGAGGACGGCGAGATCCTCGCCAAGGGCATCCCCGTCTTCCGCGGCTACCACAACAACCCCGAGGCGACGGCCGAGGCCTTCACCGACGGCTGGTTCCACACCGGCGACGTCGGCAGCCTCGACGAGGACGGCTACCTCACGATCACCGGGCGCAAGAAGGAGATCATCGTGACGGCGGCCGGCAAGAACGTCGCGCCGAGCCAGCTCGAGGACCCCACCCGAGCGCACCCGCTCATCTCCCAGTGCCTCGCCATCGGGGACCGTCGCCACTTCGTCAGCATGCTCGTCACCCTCGACGTCGAGATGCTGCCGAGCTGGCTGCAGACGCACGGCCGCGAGCCGATGACGGTGGCAGAGGCCAAGGAGGACCCGATGGTCCTCGAGCACATCCAGATGGCGATCGACCGGACGAACAAGAAGGTCTCCCGCGCCGAGTCCATCCGCAAGTTCGTCGTCCTCGACCAGGACTTCACGATCGAGAACGGCTACCTCACCCCGTCGATGAAGGTCCGCCGCAACGCGGTCATGAACGACTACGCCGACCTCATCGACGAGATCTACGCGCAGTCCGCTCCCGCGAAGACGCCGGCCTCCTAG